In a genomic window of Physeter macrocephalus isolate SW-GA chromosome 14, ASM283717v5, whole genome shotgun sequence:
- the LOC102993838 gene encoding LOW QUALITY PROTEIN: SWI/SNF-related matrix-associated actin-dependent regulator of chromatin subfamily D member 1-like (The sequence of the model RefSeq protein was modified relative to this genomic sequence to represent the inferred CDS: substituted 1 base at 1 genomic stop codon) translates to MEAGAGFQSVALSGSAGASGGAGAEAALGPGGTPGPPVRMGPALGQGLYRSPMPGAAYPRPGMLPGSQTTPQGPSMGPPGYDGSLSVRPGLAQSGMDQSRRRPVPQQIQQVQEKAVQNRNHSAKKKKMADKILPQSIRELVPESQAYMDLLAFERKLDQTIMRKWLDIQEALKHPIRSALYKYDATKQKRKFSFFKSLVLELDKDLYGPDNHLIEWYRTTTTQETDGFEVKWPGDVNVRCTVLLMLDFXPPQFKLDPPLARLLGRVYAQ, encoded by the coding sequence ATGGAGGCTGGGGCAGGTTTCCAGTCTGTGGCTCTGAGCGGCAGCGCTGGAGCCTCAGGAGGAGCGGGCGCGGAGGCTGCCCTAGGCCCAGGTGGGACTCCAGGGCCTCCGGTACGAATGGGCCCGGCACTGGGTCAAGGGCTGTACCGCTCCCCGATGCCCGGAGCGGCCTATCCGAGACCAGGTATGCTACCAGGCAGCCAAACGACACCTCAGGGACCTTCCATGGGACCCCCTGGCTATGATGGGAGCCTTTCAGTCCGACCTGGCCTGGCCCAGTCAGGGATGGACCAGTCCCGCAGGAGACCCGTTCCTCAGCAGATCCAGCAGGTCCAGGAGAAGGCGGTCCAGAATCGGAACCACagtgcaaagaaaaagaagatggctGACAAAATTCTACCTCAAAGTATTCGTGAACTGGTACCAGAATCCCAGGCCTATATGGATCTCTTGGCTTTTGAAAGGAAACTGGACCAGACTATCATGAGGAAATGGCTAGATATCCAGGAGGCCTTGAAACATCCCATCAGGTCAGCCTTGTACAAATATGATGCCACCAAACAAAAGAGgaagttctctttttttaagtcCTTGGTGCTCGAACTGGACAAGGACCTGTATGGGCCAGACAACCATCTGATAGAATGGTACAGGACCACCACTACCCAGGAGACAGATGGCTTCGAAGTGAAGTGGCCAGGAGATGTGAATGTACGGTGTACTGTCCTGCTGATGCTGGATTTCTAGCCTCCTCAGTTTAAATTAGACCCTCCTCTGGCTCGGCTGCTGggcagggtatatgcccagtag